A single genomic interval of Streptomyces sp. 1222.5 harbors:
- a CDS encoding cytosine permease: MPIEQRGVDTIPDEERTSGPRDLVSILLGSNLCLGVIIFGWLPPSFGLGWWASVGAIVAGTVVGTLFTAPLALVSLRTATNLSTSSGAQFGVRGRLVGSVVGLLLALGYTALTVWIGGDVMLGVLGRLFGVPADGLSYALVYAVLAGATVAGAVYGYRVLLAMSRVLAVGMTALLVLGVLAYAPHFTTSALPDAGGYLLGSFWPTWLLATVAAGLSGPIAFITLLGDYTRYISPARHSGRTVLRSTWLGLILGLLVPQLFGTFTAYAAHAATDYAGPLVAASPAWYLVPLLLSASAGSVGNAGLMLYSMGLDLDAILPRASRARATCTVAVVATACVFAGHYAWDAQSAMTSFVLLLTAVGTPWAVITLIGFVRCRGVYDADALQVFNRRARGGIYWYRAGWNVRATVSWAAGALVGLLAVSLPSYEGPLLALTGGVDCSFLLSGAVGGLAYLLLGSGPERPRAAADVEESEAALSR, from the coding sequence ATGCCGATCGAACAGCGCGGAGTCGACACCATCCCGGACGAGGAGCGGACCAGCGGTCCGCGCGACCTCGTCTCGATCCTGCTCGGCTCCAACCTCTGCCTCGGGGTGATCATCTTCGGCTGGCTGCCCCCGTCCTTCGGGCTGGGCTGGTGGGCGTCGGTCGGGGCCATCGTCGCGGGCACGGTGGTCGGCACGCTGTTCACCGCACCGCTGGCGCTCGTCTCGCTGCGCACCGCGACCAACCTCTCCACCTCCTCCGGCGCCCAGTTCGGTGTGCGGGGCCGGCTGGTCGGCTCGGTGGTCGGTCTGCTGCTGGCCCTCGGCTACACCGCCCTGACGGTGTGGATCGGCGGCGACGTGATGCTCGGCGTGCTCGGCCGGCTGTTCGGAGTACCGGCGGACGGGCTGTCCTACGCCCTGGTGTACGCGGTGCTCGCGGGGGCCACCGTCGCGGGTGCCGTCTACGGCTACCGGGTGCTGCTGGCCATGTCCCGGGTGCTGGCCGTCGGCATGACCGCCCTGCTGGTCCTCGGAGTCCTCGCCTACGCCCCGCACTTCACGACGTCGGCGCTGCCGGACGCCGGCGGCTATCTGCTGGGCTCGTTCTGGCCGACCTGGCTCCTGGCCACGGTGGCGGCGGGCCTGTCCGGACCGATCGCCTTCATCACGCTGCTCGGCGACTACACCCGCTACATCTCCCCCGCCCGCCACTCCGGCCGCACGGTGCTGCGCTCCACCTGGCTCGGCCTGATCCTCGGGCTGCTGGTGCCGCAGCTGTTCGGCACCTTCACGGCGTACGCGGCGCACGCGGCCACCGACTACGCGGGCCCGCTGGTCGCCGCCTCCCCCGCCTGGTACCTGGTGCCGCTGCTGCTGTCCGCCTCGGCGGGCTCGGTCGGCAACGCGGGCCTGATGCTGTACTCCATGGGCCTGGACCTGGACGCCATCCTGCCGCGCGCCTCCCGGGCCCGCGCCACCTGCACGGTCGCCGTCGTCGCCACGGCATGCGTCTTCGCCGGCCACTACGCCTGGGACGCGCAGTCGGCGATGACCTCCTTCGTGCTCCTGCTCACCGCCGTCGGCACGCCCTGGGCGGTCATCACCCTCATCGGCTTCGTCCGCTGCCGCGGCGTGTACGACGCCGACGCCCTCCAGGTCTTCAACCGCCGCGCCCGGGGCGGGATCTACTGGTACCGGGCGGGCTGGAACGTCCGGGCCACCGTCTCCTGGGCGGCCGGCGCGCTGGTCGGCCTGCTGGCGGTCTCCCTGCCGTCGTACGAGGGCCCGCTGCTGGCGCTGACCGGCGGGGTGGACTGCAGTTTCCTGCTGTCGGGGGCGGTCGGCGGGCTGGCGTACCTGCTGCTGGGATCCGGCCCGGAGCGGCCGAGGGCCGCCGCGGACGTCGAGGAGTCCGAGGCGGCCCTGAGCCGCTAG
- a CDS encoding MFS transporter — protein sequence MGRQHWKRIWVGSAGNMVEWFDWFVYASFATYFAGAFFPSGNPTAQLMNTAGIFAVGFFMRPVGGWLLGRVADRRGRKAALTLTVSLMSASAVLIAVAPTYTAAGYGGALVLLVARLLQGLSVGGEYAASATYLTEASDPGSRGFASSFQYVSMTAGQIAGLGLQIVLQRTLSDAALHSYGWRIPFVVGAAGAAVVFYLRRSMLETEVYAEDTSRTAERGTLRALWRHKREALLVVALTMGGTVAYYTYTTYLTKYLSNSAGLSKETATLVSFTALIVFACLQPLAGRLSDRVGRRPLLITFAVGSTVLTVPIMTLLRHADGYWPALGLALLALTVVTGYTSINACVKAELFPTGVRALGVALPYAVANALFGGTAEYVALWFKNAGIESGFSWYVAGCAAVSLVVYVTMRETKDLDLARVRAAEGSGESSLTPAS from the coding sequence ATGGGACGACAACACTGGAAGCGCATCTGGGTCGGCTCGGCGGGCAACATGGTCGAGTGGTTCGACTGGTTCGTGTACGCCAGCTTCGCCACCTACTTCGCGGGCGCGTTCTTCCCGAGCGGCAACCCGACGGCCCAGCTGATGAACACCGCCGGCATCTTCGCCGTCGGCTTCTTCATGCGCCCCGTCGGCGGCTGGCTGCTGGGCCGGGTCGCCGACCGCAGAGGCCGCAAGGCGGCACTGACCCTCACCGTCAGCCTCATGTCGGCGTCGGCGGTCCTGATCGCGGTCGCGCCGACCTACACGGCCGCCGGCTACGGCGGCGCGCTCGTGCTGCTCGTCGCCCGCCTGCTGCAGGGCCTGTCGGTCGGCGGCGAGTACGCGGCCAGCGCCACCTATCTGACGGAGGCGTCCGACCCCGGCAGCCGCGGTTTCGCCTCCAGCTTCCAGTACGTGTCCATGACCGCCGGCCAGATCGCCGGCCTCGGACTCCAGATCGTCCTGCAGCGCACCCTGTCCGACGCCGCCCTGCACAGCTACGGCTGGCGCATCCCCTTCGTGGTCGGCGCGGCGGGCGCGGCCGTCGTCTTCTACCTGCGCCGCAGCATGCTGGAGACCGAGGTCTACGCGGAGGACACCTCGCGCACCGCAGAGCGCGGCACCCTGCGCGCCCTGTGGCGGCACAAGCGGGAGGCGCTGCTGGTCGTCGCCCTCACCATGGGCGGCACGGTGGCCTACTACACGTACACCACCTACCTGACGAAGTACCTGTCCAACTCGGCGGGCCTGTCCAAGGAGACCGCGACCCTCGTCTCCTTCACCGCGCTGATCGTCTTCGCGTGTCTCCAGCCGCTCGCCGGGCGCCTCTCCGACCGCGTCGGCCGGCGTCCGCTGCTGATCACCTTCGCCGTCGGCTCCACCGTCCTCACGGTCCCGATCATGACGCTGCTCCGGCACGCGGACGGCTACTGGCCCGCCCTCGGCCTCGCCCTGCTCGCGCTGACCGTGGTCACCGGCTACACCTCGATCAACGCCTGCGTGAAGGCCGAACTGTTCCCGACCGGCGTCCGCGCGCTGGGCGTGGCCCTGCCGTACGCCGTGGCCAACGCCCTGTTCGGCGGCACGGCGGAATACGTCGCCCTGTGGTTCAAGAACGCCGGCATCGAGTCCGGCTTCTCCTGGTACGTGGCGGGCTGTGCCGCCGTATCCCTCGTGGTGTACGTCACCATGCGGGAGACCAAGGATCTGGATCTGGCCAGGGTGCGGGCCGCCGAGGGGTCGGGGGAGTCCAGTTTGACGCCCGCATCCTGA
- the ureA gene encoding urease subunit gamma — translation MRLTPTERDRLLLFGAAELARARRARGLRLNVPEATALIADTVCEAARDGRRLAEAIDAARSVLGPEDVLPGVADVVTEVMVEAVFDDGSRLAVVSDPIGGGLGEDAPGALLPGPQHADPEPVIRLGVTNTATVPVSVTSHFHFFEANPRLDFERAAAYGMRLAVPAGSSVRFGPGESEEVGLVPIGGERIAIGFAGLVDGPLDAPGARQEALRRAAACGYLGITEATDGTEATGEGGETR, via the coding sequence GTGAGACTGACCCCGACGGAACGTGACCGGCTGCTGCTCTTCGGAGCCGCCGAGCTGGCCCGGGCCCGCCGCGCACGCGGCCTGAGGCTGAACGTGCCGGAGGCGACCGCGCTGATCGCGGACACCGTCTGCGAGGCGGCCCGGGACGGCCGGCGGCTCGCGGAGGCGATCGATGCGGCCCGGTCCGTGCTCGGCCCCGAGGACGTGCTGCCGGGTGTCGCCGACGTCGTCACCGAGGTGATGGTCGAGGCCGTCTTCGACGACGGCTCCCGCCTCGCGGTGGTCTCGGACCCCATCGGCGGCGGCCTCGGCGAGGACGCGCCGGGTGCCCTGCTGCCCGGCCCCCAGCACGCCGACCCCGAGCCGGTGATCCGGCTCGGCGTCACCAACACCGCGACCGTGCCGGTCTCCGTCACCTCCCACTTCCACTTCTTCGAGGCCAACCCGCGCCTCGACTTCGAGCGCGCCGCCGCCTACGGCATGCGGCTCGCCGTACCCGCCGGGTCCTCGGTCCGCTTCGGCCCGGGGGAGAGCGAGGAGGTCGGGCTCGTCCCGATCGGCGGAGAGCGGATCGCGATCGGCTTCGCCGGGCTGGTCGACGGGCCGCTGGACGCGCCCGGAGCGCGGCAGGAGGCCCTCCGCAGGGCTGCCGCCTGCGGATACCTGGGAATCACCGAGGCCACGGACGGCACGGAAGCCACGGGCGAAGGAGGCGAGACGCGATGA
- a CDS encoding agmatine/peptidylarginine deiminase, whose amino-acid sequence MTTPAADGFRMPAEWTPHERTWMAWPGPNPTFDDPDDLRLSRTAWASVARAVLRFEPVTVVCGPGQSAHARTLLGPGIDTVERDLDDAWMRDIGPTFLTDGKGSLAAVDWTFNGWGAQDWARWEHDSKVAAHVSDLAGAKTYASKLVNEGGAIHVDGEGTVLLTETVQLGPERNPHWSREEVEAEIHAHLGTSKAIWLPRGLTGDYPPYGFGTLGHVDIVAAFARPGVVVAHHQPDPAHPDHEVSKEVIGILRSATDARGRPLEVVEVPAPTVLEADGHWADYSYINHYLCNGGVVLCGFDDPRDEIAAGIFRRLFPERTVTLVDARTIFAGGGGIHCITQQQPKA is encoded by the coding sequence ATGACCACTCCCGCCGCCGACGGCTTCCGCATGCCCGCCGAGTGGACCCCGCACGAGCGCACCTGGATGGCGTGGCCGGGCCCCAACCCCACCTTCGACGATCCGGACGACCTGCGCCTCTCCCGTACGGCCTGGGCGTCGGTGGCCCGTGCCGTCCTGCGCTTCGAGCCGGTGACGGTCGTGTGCGGACCCGGCCAGTCGGCGCACGCCCGGACGCTGCTCGGCCCGGGCATCGACACCGTCGAGCGGGACCTCGACGACGCCTGGATGCGCGACATAGGCCCCACCTTCCTCACCGACGGCAAGGGCTCCCTCGCCGCCGTGGACTGGACGTTCAACGGCTGGGGCGCCCAGGACTGGGCCCGCTGGGAGCACGATTCCAAGGTCGCCGCGCACGTCTCCGACCTCGCGGGCGCGAAGACGTACGCCTCGAAGCTGGTCAACGAGGGCGGCGCGATCCACGTCGACGGCGAGGGCACGGTCCTGCTCACCGAGACCGTGCAGCTCGGCCCCGAGCGCAACCCGCACTGGTCCCGGGAGGAGGTCGAGGCGGAGATCCACGCCCACCTCGGCACCAGCAAGGCGATCTGGCTGCCGCGCGGCCTGACCGGCGACTACCCGCCCTACGGCTTCGGCACCCTCGGCCACGTCGACATCGTCGCCGCCTTCGCCCGTCCCGGCGTCGTGGTCGCGCACCACCAGCCGGACCCCGCCCACCCCGACCACGAGGTCAGCAAGGAGGTCATCGGCATCCTCCGGTCGGCGACCGACGCGCGCGGCCGGCCCCTGGAGGTCGTCGAGGTGCCCGCCCCGACCGTGCTGGAGGCCGACGGCCACTGGGCCGACTACTCCTACATCAACCACTACCTCTGCAACGGCGGCGTCGTGCTGTGCGGCTTCGACGACCCCCGCGACGAGATCGCGGCGGGCATCTTCCGCAGGCTCTTCCCGGAGCGGACGGTGACCCTGGTGGATGCACGTACGATCTTCGCGGGTGGGGGCGGCATCCACTGCATCACCCAGCAGCAGCCGAAGGCATGA
- the cimA gene encoding citramalate synthase: protein MTETATSELDDSFHVFDTTLRDGAQREGINLTVADKLAIARHLDDFGVGFIEGGWPGANPRDTEFFARAQQEIAFKHAQLVAFGATRRAGARAADDPQVKALLASGAPVITLVAKSHDRHVELALRTTLDENLEMVRDTVSYLREQGRRVFVDCEHFFDGYRANPEYAKNVVRTASEAGADVVILCDTNGGMLPAQVHAVVSTVLADTGARLGIHAQDDTGCAVANSLAAVDAGATHVQCTANGYGERVGNANLFPVVAALELKYGKQVLPEGRLRETTRISHAVAEVVNLTPSTHQPYVGVSAFAHKAGLHASAIKVDPDLYQHIDPELVGNTMRMLVSDMAGRASIELKGKELGVDLGGDRELVGRVVERVKERELKGYTYEAADASFELLLRAEVEGRPLKYFEVESWRAIVEDRPDGSHANEATVKLWAKSERIVATAEGNGPVNALDRALRVALEKIYPQLAKLDLVDYKVRILEGVHGTSSTTRVLISTSDGTGEWSTVGVAENVIAASWQALEDAYTYGLLRAGVEPAE, encoded by the coding sequence ATGACCGAGACGGCAACCAGCGAGCTCGACGACTCGTTCCACGTCTTCGACACCACGCTCCGCGACGGCGCGCAGCGCGAGGGCATCAACCTCACCGTCGCGGACAAGCTCGCCATCGCCCGGCACCTGGACGACTTCGGCGTCGGCTTCATCGAGGGCGGCTGGCCCGGCGCGAACCCGCGGGACACCGAGTTCTTCGCCCGCGCCCAGCAGGAGATCGCGTTCAAGCACGCGCAGCTGGTCGCCTTCGGCGCCACCCGCCGCGCGGGCGCCAGGGCCGCCGACGACCCGCAGGTCAAGGCCCTGCTGGCGTCCGGCGCCCCGGTGATCACCCTGGTCGCCAAGTCGCACGACCGGCACGTGGAACTCGCGCTGCGCACCACCCTCGACGAGAACCTGGAGATGGTCCGCGACACCGTCTCCTACCTGCGCGAGCAGGGCCGCCGGGTGTTCGTCGACTGCGAGCACTTCTTCGACGGCTACCGGGCGAATCCCGAGTACGCGAAGAACGTCGTGCGCACGGCCTCGGAGGCGGGAGCGGACGTCGTCATCCTCTGCGACACCAACGGCGGCATGCTGCCCGCCCAGGTCCACGCGGTCGTCTCCACCGTCCTCGCCGACACCGGAGCCCGGCTCGGCATCCACGCGCAGGACGACACCGGCTGCGCCGTCGCCAACAGCCTCGCGGCCGTCGACGCGGGAGCCACCCACGTCCAGTGCACGGCCAACGGCTACGGCGAGCGCGTCGGCAACGCCAACCTCTTCCCGGTCGTCGCCGCCCTGGAACTGAAGTACGGCAAGCAGGTCCTGCCCGAGGGCCGGCTGCGGGAGACGACCCGCATCTCGCACGCCGTCGCCGAGGTCGTGAACCTCACCCCCTCCACCCACCAGCCCTATGTCGGGGTCTCCGCCTTCGCGCACAAGGCCGGCCTGCACGCCTCCGCGATCAAGGTCGACCCGGACCTGTACCAGCACATCGACCCCGAGCTGGTCGGCAACACCATGCGCATGCTGGTCTCCGACATGGCCGGCCGCGCCTCGATCGAGCTCAAGGGCAAGGAACTCGGCGTCGACCTCGGCGGCGACCGCGAGCTGGTCGGCCGGGTCGTCGAGCGGGTGAAGGAGCGGGAGCTCAAGGGCTACACCTACGAGGCCGCCGACGCCTCCTTCGAGCTGCTGCTGCGCGCCGAGGTCGAGGGCAGGCCCCTGAAGTACTTCGAGGTCGAGTCCTGGCGGGCCATCGTCGAGGACCGCCCCGACGGCAGCCACGCCAACGAGGCCACGGTCAAGCTGTGGGCCAAGAGCGAGCGCATCGTCGCCACCGCCGAAGGCAACGGCCCGGTCAACGCCCTGGACCGGGCCCTGCGCGTGGCGCTGGAGAAGATCTACCCGCAGCTCGCCAAGCTCGACCTGGTGGACTACAAGGTCCGCATCCTGGAGGGCGTGCACGGCACCTCCTCCACCACCCGGGTCCTGATCTCCACCTCCGACGGCACGGGCGAGTGGTCCACGGTCGGCGTGGCGGAGAACGTCATCGCCGCCTCCTGGCAGGCGCTGGAGGACGCGTACACCTACGGCCTGCTGCGGGCCGGCGTGGAGCCGGCGGAGTAA
- a CDS encoding TetR/AcrR family transcriptional regulator — translation MAGEPRARRNAPPRETVLAAAMDMIAERGLEKLTMAGLGREVGMSSGHLLYYFRSKDELLLQALEWSEGRLGAERGRLLTGGGTARERLAAYVDLYVPDGHRDPHWTLWLEVWNRSQNADDEARVRQAAIEGAWHRDLVALLAEGISRGEFRPVDADRFAARLRALLDGFSIHVAIGLRGTDRAQVLAHVREFIADALLADPEARGRDPLPR, via the coding sequence ATGGCCGGTGAGCCCCGGGCGCGGAGGAACGCGCCCCCCCGCGAGACCGTCCTCGCCGCGGCCATGGACATGATCGCCGAGCGCGGTCTGGAGAAGCTGACCATGGCGGGGCTCGGCCGCGAGGTCGGGATGAGCAGCGGCCATCTGCTCTACTACTTCCGCTCCAAGGACGAACTGCTGCTGCAGGCCCTGGAGTGGAGCGAGGGCCGCCTCGGCGCGGAGCGGGGCCGGCTGCTCACCGGCGGCGGAACCGCCCGCGAGCGGCTGGCCGCCTACGTCGACCTGTACGTGCCCGACGGCCACCGCGACCCGCACTGGACGCTCTGGCTGGAGGTCTGGAACCGGTCGCAGAACGCCGACGACGAGGCCCGCGTCCGGCAGGCGGCCATCGAGGGCGCCTGGCACCGCGACCTGGTGGCACTGCTCGCCGAAGGCATCTCGCGCGGGGAGTTCCGGCCGGTGGACGCGGACCGCTTCGCGGCGCGGCTGCGCGCGCTGCTCGACGGGTTCTCCATCCACGTCGCCATCGGGCTGCGCGGCACCGACCGGGCGCAAGTGCTGGCGCACGTGCGGGAGTTCATCGCCGACGCGCTCCTGGCGGATCCCGAGGCGCGCGGCCGGGACCCCCTGCCGCGGTAG
- a CDS encoding 3-isopropylmalate dehydrogenase, which translates to MSRSINLAVIPGDGIGQEVVAEGLKVLSAVLPQDVKLETKEYDFGAKRYHATGETLTDADLAALKQHDAILLGAIGDPSVPSGVLERGFLLKLRFAFDHHVNLRPSKLLPGVATPLAGQPQIDFVVVREGTEGPYTGNGGTIRRGTEHEVATEVSVNTAYGVERVVRDAFARAQARPRKKLALIHKNNVLTFAGHLWTNVFNKVAAEFPDVTTEYMHVDAATIYLVTQPERFDVIVTDNLFGDIITDLAAAVSGGIGVAASGNINPGREFPSMFEPVHGSAPDIAGQGKADPTATVLSVALLLRHLGHDGEADRIDAAVTADLTERAALGARSTAQIGDALAARVAG; encoded by the coding sequence ATGTCTCGCAGCATCAATCTCGCAGTGATCCCCGGTGACGGCATCGGCCAGGAGGTCGTGGCCGAGGGTCTGAAGGTCCTCTCCGCCGTCCTGCCGCAGGATGTGAAGCTGGAGACCAAGGAGTACGACTTCGGCGCCAAGCGGTACCACGCCACCGGTGAGACGCTCACCGACGCCGACCTCGCCGCCCTCAAGCAGCACGACGCGATCCTGCTCGGCGCCATCGGCGACCCGTCGGTGCCGTCCGGCGTCCTGGAGCGCGGCTTCCTGCTCAAGCTCCGCTTCGCCTTCGACCACCACGTCAACCTGCGTCCGTCGAAGCTCCTCCCGGGTGTCGCCACCCCGCTCGCCGGCCAGCCGCAGATCGACTTCGTCGTGGTCCGCGAGGGCACCGAGGGCCCGTACACGGGCAACGGCGGCACCATCCGCCGCGGCACCGAGCACGAGGTCGCCACCGAGGTCTCCGTCAACACGGCGTACGGCGTCGAGCGTGTCGTCCGCGACGCGTTCGCCCGCGCCCAGGCCCGCCCGCGCAAGAAGCTCGCGCTGATCCACAAGAACAACGTGCTGACCTTCGCGGGTCACCTGTGGACGAACGTCTTCAACAAGGTGGCCGCGGAGTTCCCCGACGTCACCACCGAGTACATGCACGTCGACGCGGCGACCATCTACCTGGTCACGCAGCCCGAGCGGTTCGACGTGATCGTCACCGACAACCTCTTCGGCGACATCATCACCGACCTCGCCGCGGCCGTCTCCGGCGGCATCGGCGTGGCCGCCTCCGGCAACATCAACCCCGGCCGTGAGTTCCCCTCCATGTTCGAGCCGGTCCACGGCTCGGCCCCGGACATCGCCGGCCAGGGCAAGGCCGACCCGACCGCCACGGTCCTGTCCGTCGCCCTGCTGCTGCGCCACCTGGGTCACGACGGCGAGGCGGACCGCATCGACGCGGCCGTCACCGCCGACCTGACCGAGCGTGCCGCGCTCGGTGCCCGCAGCACCGCGCAGATCGGTGACGCGCTCGCCGCCCGAGTAGCCGGCTGA
- a CDS encoding branched-chain amino acid aminotransferase, with protein sequence MTTPTIELKPSAHPLAAAEREAILASPGFGRHFTDHMVTIKWTEGRGWHDAQLVPYGPISIDPSTHVLHYGQEIFEGLKAYRQPDGSIALFRPEANARRFRNSARRMAMAELPEELFIAALDALLGQDADWVPAHGGEASLYLRPFMFATEAALGVHPANEYLFMLIASPSGAYFAGGVKPVTIWVSEDHVRAVPGGTGDAKTGGNYAASLLPQAEAAANGCDQVVYLDAVTRTKVEESGSMNVAFVYGDRIVTPSLTGSILEGITRDSLLQVARDLGYTAEEGVVTLEQWRADAASGALTEVFACGTAAVVTPIGHVKTRTDAWTHGDGNPGPVTLRLREALLGVQRGMTEDKHGWMHRIG encoded by the coding sequence ATGACGACGCCCACGATCGAGCTCAAGCCGTCCGCCCACCCCCTGGCCGCCGCGGAGCGCGAGGCGATCCTGGCCAGCCCGGGATTCGGCCGCCACTTCACCGACCACATGGTGACGATCAAGTGGACCGAGGGCCGCGGCTGGCACGACGCCCAGCTCGTTCCGTACGGCCCCATCTCGATCGACCCCTCGACCCACGTCCTGCACTACGGCCAGGAGATCTTCGAGGGGCTGAAGGCGTACCGGCAGCCCGACGGCTCGATCGCGCTGTTCCGTCCCGAGGCCAACGCCCGCCGCTTCCGCAACTCCGCCCGCCGCATGGCCATGGCGGAGCTGCCCGAGGAGCTGTTCATCGCGGCGCTCGACGCGCTGCTCGGCCAGGACGCGGACTGGGTCCCGGCGCACGGCGGCGAGGCGTCGCTGTACCTGCGTCCGTTCATGTTCGCCACCGAGGCCGCGCTCGGCGTGCACCCGGCCAACGAGTACCTGTTCATGCTGATCGCCTCCCCGTCCGGCGCCTACTTCGCCGGTGGCGTCAAGCCGGTCACCATCTGGGTCTCCGAGGACCACGTCCGCGCGGTCCCGGGCGGCACCGGCGACGCGAAGACGGGCGGCAACTACGCGGCCTCCCTCCTCCCGCAGGCCGAGGCCGCGGCGAACGGCTGCGACCAGGTCGTCTACCTCGACGCGGTCACCCGCACCAAGGTCGAGGAGAGCGGCAGCATGAACGTCGCCTTCGTCTACGGCGACCGGATCGTCACCCCGTCCCTGACCGGCTCGATCCTGGAGGGCATCACCCGCGACTCGCTGCTCCAGGTCGCCCGCGACCTCGGCTACACCGCCGAGGAGGGCGTCGTCACCCTGGAGCAGTGGCGGGCGGACGCCGCGTCCGGCGCCCTCACCGAGGTCTTCGCCTGCGGCACCGCGGCCGTGGTCACCCCGATCGGCCACGTCAAGACCCGGACGGACGCCTGGACCCACGGCGACGGCAACCCCGGCCCGGTCACCCTCCGTCTTCGCGAGGCGCTGCTCGGCGTCCAGCGCGGCATGACGGAGGACAAGCACGGCTGGATGCACCGCATCGGCTGA
- a CDS encoding urease subunit alpha, with amino-acid sequence MSRSKGREVSRAIHVDPRAYAATHGPRAGDRVRLGDSGLTVRVESDSQRYGDEFLAGFGKTARDGLHLKAAAVRDTCDVVISNVLVIDAVQGIRKVSIGIREGRICAVGRAGNPDTLDGVDVVVGTGTSIVSGEGLIATAGAVDTHVHLLSPRIMEASLASGVTTIIGQEFGPVWGVGVNSPWALRHAFNAFDAWPVNIGFLGRGSSSHDAPLIEALAEGGASGFKVHEDMGAHTRALDTALRVAEEHDVQVALHSDGLNECLSVEDTLKVLEGRTIHAFHIEGCGGGHVPNVLKMAGVPNVIGSSTNPTLPFGRDAVAEHYGMIVSVHDLKPDLPGDAAMARDRIRAGTMGAEDVLHDLGAIGITSSDAQGMGRAGETVRRTFAMAGKMKAELGPMEGDGEGDDNARVLRYMAKLTINPAIAHGLSHEIGSIETGKLADIVLWRPEYFGAKPQLVLKAGFPAYGVVGDPNAATDTCEPLVLGPQFGSYGATAADISVAFVARAAVDQGNDTMPTRRRRVAVRGTRGIGPADLRLNARIGAVDVDRRTGLVSLDGDPLRSAPADSVSLNRLYFL; translated from the coding sequence ATGAGCCGCTCCAAGGGACGCGAGGTCAGCCGGGCGATCCATGTCGACCCGCGGGCCTACGCCGCCACCCACGGCCCACGCGCCGGCGACCGCGTCCGCCTCGGCGACTCGGGACTCACCGTCCGCGTCGAGTCCGACTCCCAGCGGTACGGCGACGAGTTCCTCGCCGGCTTCGGCAAGACCGCCCGCGACGGACTGCACCTGAAGGCCGCCGCCGTCCGCGACACCTGCGACGTCGTCATCAGCAACGTCCTCGTGATCGACGCGGTGCAGGGCATCCGGAAGGTCTCCATCGGCATCCGGGAAGGCCGCATCTGCGCCGTCGGGCGGGCCGGCAACCCCGACACCCTCGACGGTGTCGACGTCGTGGTCGGCACGGGCACCTCGATCGTCTCCGGCGAGGGGCTCATCGCCACCGCCGGTGCCGTCGACACCCACGTCCACCTGCTGTCGCCGCGCATCATGGAGGCCTCCCTCGCCTCCGGCGTGACCACGATCATCGGGCAGGAGTTCGGCCCGGTGTGGGGCGTCGGCGTCAACTCGCCGTGGGCGCTGCGGCACGCCTTCAACGCGTTCGACGCCTGGCCGGTCAACATCGGCTTTCTGGGCCGGGGCTCGTCCTCGCACGACGCGCCGTTGATCGAGGCGCTGGCCGAGGGTGGTGCGTCCGGCTTCAAGGTGCACGAGGACATGGGCGCGCACACCCGTGCGCTGGACACGGCACTGCGAGTGGCCGAGGAACACGACGTCCAGGTCGCCCTGCACAGCGACGGGCTGAACGAGTGCCTGTCGGTGGAGGACACCCTGAAGGTGCTGGAGGGGCGGACGATCCACGCCTTCCACATCGAGGGCTGCGGCGGCGGGCACGTGCCCAACGTGCTGAAGATGGCCGGCGTGCCGAACGTCATCGGTTCCTCCACCAACCCCACCCTGCCCTTCGGCCGGGACGCGGTCGCCGAGCACTACGGCATGATCGTCTCCGTCCACGACCTCAAGCCCGACCTGCCCGGCGACGCCGCCATGGCCCGCGACCGGATCCGCGCCGGGACGATGGGCGCCGAGGACGTACTGCACGACCTGGGCGCGATCGGCATCACCTCCTCCGACGCCCAGGGCATGGGCCGAGCCGGGGAGACCGTCCGCCGCACCTTCGCCATGGCCGGCAAGATGAAGGCCGAGCTGGGCCCGATGGAGGGCGACGGCGAGGGCGACGACAACGCCCGCGTCCTGCGCTACATGGCCAAGCTGACCATCAACCCGGCCATCGCGCACGGCCTCTCCCACGAGATCGGCTCGATCGAGACCGGCAAGCTCGCCGACATCGTGCTGTGGCGCCCGGAGTACTTCGGCGCCAAACCGCAGCTCGTCCTCAAGGCCGGCTTCCCGGCGTACGGCGTGGTCGGCGACCCCAACGCGGCCACCGACACCTGTGAACCCCTGGTGCTCGGGCCGCAGTTCGGCTCCTACGGCGCCACGGCCGCGGACATCTCCGTCGCCTTCGTCGCCCGGGCCGCCGTCGACCAGGGCAACGACACGATGCCGACCCGGCGCCGCCGGGTCGCCGTGCGGGGCACCCGTGGCATCGGGCCCGCCGACCTGCGGCTGAACGCCCGCATCGGAGCGGTCGACGTCGACCGGCGCACCGGCCTCGTCAGCCTCGACGGCGACCCGCTGCGCTCCGCGCCCGCCGACTCCGTCTCCCTCAACCGCCTCTACTTCCTCTGA